One Camelina sativa cultivar DH55 chromosome 3, Cs, whole genome shotgun sequence genomic window carries:
- the LOC104763950 gene encoding transcription factor EMB1444-like isoform X2 has protein sequence MGSTLQQILRSLCSNSDWNYAVFWKLNHRSPMVLTLDDVYYVNHERSLIPGNLHGGPYAHDPLGLAVAKMSYHVHSLGEGIVGQVAISGQHQWIFSEYLDDSHSTFQVHNGWESQISAGIKTILIVAVGSCGVVQLGSLCKVDENPALVTHIRHFFLALKDPLANHASNLMRCDNNSPSDLPKISSKCLHEAFPDFSGEFDKAMDVEGLNIVSQNTSNRSEDFPYNFTPSYFQMERTTQVIGGLEAVQPSMFGRNDCVTSGFLADVVDTKHVNQVGIHDMGKVNYDEETGGYRYSRESGPNFQQYSKNHVRDSAGSSSFAMQTDRLKAGPSYPQHNSATDSSHQNEVFQPSECQGSTYVKDTEYRQEKTIESGQLDALTASLSSFSGSELLEALGPAFSKTSTGYEELAKFESAADIRRTNDMSHSHLTFDSSPENLLDAVIANMSNGDGNVSREISSSRSMQSLLTTAEMAEAVPFGRKKHSIVSPVDSVTSQSSQAEGHILQNPSNICGAFSSIGFSSTCLSSSSDQFPTSLEIPKKNKKRAKPGESSRPRPRDRQLIQDRIKELRELVPNGSKCSIDSLLECTIKHMLFLQNVSKHADKLSKSASSKKQHKDTGTLGSSSTEQGSSWAVEIGGHLQVCSIMVENLDKDGVMLIEMLCEECSHFLEIANLIRSLELIILRGITEKQGEKTWICFVVEGQNNKVMHRMDILWSLVQIFQPKATINM, from the exons ATGGGTTCTACCTTACAACAGATACTGAGGAGCCTCTGCTCCAACTCGGATTGGAACTATGCTGTGTTCTGGAAACTCAATCATCGCTCTCCAAT GGTGCTTACTTTGGACGATGTGTACTATGTTAATCATGAGCGCAGTTTGATACCGGGGAACTTGCATGGAGGGCCTTACGCACATGACCCCCTTGGGTTAGCTGTAGCTAAGATGTCATATCATGTACACTCTCTTGGAGAAGG GATTGTAGGACAAGTGGCAATCTCTGGACAACATCAATGGATCTTCTCTGAATATTTGGACGACTCTCACTCGACATTTCAG GTTCACAACGGTTGGGAGAGTCAAATTTCTGCTGGAATCAAG ACTATTCTTATAGTAGCTGTTGGTTCTTGTGGAGTTGTGCAGCTTGGCTCTTTGTGTAAA GTTGATGAAAACCCGGCTTTGGTGACTCATATCAggcatttttttttggcactTAAGGATCCACTGGCAAACCATGCGTCAAATTTAATGCGATGTGATAATAATAGTCCTTCTGATCTG CCAAAAATATCTTCCAAATGCTTACATGAGGCATTCCCTGATTTCTCAGGAGAATTTGACAAAGCTATGGATGTGGAAGGGTTAAATATTGTATCTCAAAACACAAGTAATCGAAGTGAAGACTTTCCATACAATTTCACTCCATCATATTTTCAGATGGAGAGGACTACTCAAGTAATTGGTGGGCTTGAAGCAGTCCAACCTTCCATGTTTGGAAGAAATGATTGTGTTACAAGTGGGTTTTTAGCTGATGTGGTTGATACTAAACACGTGAATCAAGTGGGTATACATGATATGGGTAAGGTAAATTATGATGAGGAAACTGGTGGATACCGATACTCAAGAGAGTCAGGTCCTAATTTCCAACAGTACTCGAAGAATCATGTGCGTGATAGTGCAGGCTCATCTTCTTTTGCAATGCAGACTGATAGGCTAAAAGCAGGTCCATCATATCCACAACACAATTCAGCTACAGATTCATCTCATCAAAATGAGGTTTTCCAACCATCTGAGTGCCAAGGAAGTACATATGTAAAAGACACAGAATATAGGCAGGAGAAGACAATTGAGTCAGGTCAGTTGGATGCTTTAACtgcatctttgtcttctttttctggCAGTGAGCTGTTAGAGGCATTAGGGCCTGCTTTCAGTAAAACGAGCACTGGTTATGAGGAGCTAGCTAAGTTTGAATCTGCTGCAGATATAAGACGAACAAATGATATGAGCCATAGTCACCTGACATTCGACTCCAGCCCTGAGAATCTTCTAGATGCTGTGATTGCTAATATGAGTAATGGTGATGGTAATGTAAGTCGTGAAATATCGTCAAGCAGGTCGATGCAGTCATTGCTTACAACTGCTGAAATGGCAGAGGCAGTACCTTTTGGTCGTAAAAAGCATAGTATTGTTAGCCCAGTTGATAGTGTGACTAGCCAGTCGTCTCAAGCAGAGGGGCATATCCTACAGAATCCATCAAATATCTGTGGGGCATTTTCTTCCATTGGGTTTTCATCGACATGTCTCAGTTCCTCCAGCGACCAGTTTCCGACGTCCCTGGAAATTcccaagaagaacaaaaagagagcTAAACCAGGTGAAAGTTCTCGGCCTCGTCCAAGGGACAGGCAACTTATTCAGGATCGTATCAAAGAACTAAGGGAGCTTGTGCCTAATGGATCTaag TGCAGTATTGATTCTTTGCTAGAGTGCACGATCAAGCACATGCTCTTTCTGCAGAATGTCTCTAAGCACGCTGACAAGCTCAGTAAAAGTGCAAGTTCAAAG AAGCAACACAAAGATACCGGCACCCTAGGATCATCTAGCACTGAACAAGGTTCGAGCTGGGCAGTAGAGATTGGAGGGCATCTTCAAGTGTGCTCAATCATGGTGGAGAATCTGGACAAAGATGGAGTAATGCTTATCGAG ATGTTATGCGAAGAGTGTAGCCACTTTCTGGAGATAGCAAACCTGATAAGGAGCTTGgaactcatcatcctcagagGCATCACAGAGAAACAAGGCGAGAAAACATGGATATGTTTTGTAGTGGAG GGCCAAAACAACAAAGTAATGCACCGGATGGACATCTTGTGGTCTCTTGTGCAGATATTTCAACCCAAGGCCACAATTAACATGTAG
- the LOC104763950 gene encoding transcription factor EMB1444-like isoform X1: MGSTLQQILRSLCSNSDWNYAVFWKLNHRSPMVLTLDDVYYVNHERSLIPGNLHGGPYAHDPLGLAVAKMSYHVHSLGEGIVGQVAISGQHQWIFSEYLDDSHSTFQVHNGWESQISAGIKTILIVAVGSCGVVQLGSLCKVDENPALVTHIRHFFLALKDPLANHASNLMRCDNNSPSDLPKISSKCLHEAFPDFSGEFDKAMDVEGLNIVSQNTSNRSEDFPYNFTPSYFQMERTTQVIGGLEAVQPSMFGRNDCVTSGFLADVVDTKHVNQVGIHDMGKVNYDEETGGYRYSRESGPNFQQYSKNHVRDSAGSSSFAMQTDRLKAGPSYPQHNSATDSSHQNEVFQPSECQGSTYVKDTEYRQEKTIESGQLDALTASLSSFSGSELLEALGPAFSKTSTGYEELAKFESAADIRRTNDMSHSHLTFDSSPENLLDAVIANMSNGDGNVSREISSSRSMQSLLTTAEMAEAVPFGRKKHSIVSPVDSVTSQSSQAEGHILQNPSNICGAFSSIGFSSTCLSSSSDQFPTSLEIPKKNKKRAKPGESSRPRPRDRQLIQDRIKELRELVPNGSKCSIDSLLECTIKHMLFLQNVSKHADKLSKSASSKLQKQHKDTGTLGSSSTEQGSSWAVEIGGHLQVCSIMVENLDKDGVMLIEMLCEECSHFLEIANLIRSLELIILRGITEKQGEKTWICFVVEGQNNKVMHRMDILWSLVQIFQPKATINM; encoded by the exons ATGGGTTCTACCTTACAACAGATACTGAGGAGCCTCTGCTCCAACTCGGATTGGAACTATGCTGTGTTCTGGAAACTCAATCATCGCTCTCCAAT GGTGCTTACTTTGGACGATGTGTACTATGTTAATCATGAGCGCAGTTTGATACCGGGGAACTTGCATGGAGGGCCTTACGCACATGACCCCCTTGGGTTAGCTGTAGCTAAGATGTCATATCATGTACACTCTCTTGGAGAAGG GATTGTAGGACAAGTGGCAATCTCTGGACAACATCAATGGATCTTCTCTGAATATTTGGACGACTCTCACTCGACATTTCAG GTTCACAACGGTTGGGAGAGTCAAATTTCTGCTGGAATCAAG ACTATTCTTATAGTAGCTGTTGGTTCTTGTGGAGTTGTGCAGCTTGGCTCTTTGTGTAAA GTTGATGAAAACCCGGCTTTGGTGACTCATATCAggcatttttttttggcactTAAGGATCCACTGGCAAACCATGCGTCAAATTTAATGCGATGTGATAATAATAGTCCTTCTGATCTG CCAAAAATATCTTCCAAATGCTTACATGAGGCATTCCCTGATTTCTCAGGAGAATTTGACAAAGCTATGGATGTGGAAGGGTTAAATATTGTATCTCAAAACACAAGTAATCGAAGTGAAGACTTTCCATACAATTTCACTCCATCATATTTTCAGATGGAGAGGACTACTCAAGTAATTGGTGGGCTTGAAGCAGTCCAACCTTCCATGTTTGGAAGAAATGATTGTGTTACAAGTGGGTTTTTAGCTGATGTGGTTGATACTAAACACGTGAATCAAGTGGGTATACATGATATGGGTAAGGTAAATTATGATGAGGAAACTGGTGGATACCGATACTCAAGAGAGTCAGGTCCTAATTTCCAACAGTACTCGAAGAATCATGTGCGTGATAGTGCAGGCTCATCTTCTTTTGCAATGCAGACTGATAGGCTAAAAGCAGGTCCATCATATCCACAACACAATTCAGCTACAGATTCATCTCATCAAAATGAGGTTTTCCAACCATCTGAGTGCCAAGGAAGTACATATGTAAAAGACACAGAATATAGGCAGGAGAAGACAATTGAGTCAGGTCAGTTGGATGCTTTAACtgcatctttgtcttctttttctggCAGTGAGCTGTTAGAGGCATTAGGGCCTGCTTTCAGTAAAACGAGCACTGGTTATGAGGAGCTAGCTAAGTTTGAATCTGCTGCAGATATAAGACGAACAAATGATATGAGCCATAGTCACCTGACATTCGACTCCAGCCCTGAGAATCTTCTAGATGCTGTGATTGCTAATATGAGTAATGGTGATGGTAATGTAAGTCGTGAAATATCGTCAAGCAGGTCGATGCAGTCATTGCTTACAACTGCTGAAATGGCAGAGGCAGTACCTTTTGGTCGTAAAAAGCATAGTATTGTTAGCCCAGTTGATAGTGTGACTAGCCAGTCGTCTCAAGCAGAGGGGCATATCCTACAGAATCCATCAAATATCTGTGGGGCATTTTCTTCCATTGGGTTTTCATCGACATGTCTCAGTTCCTCCAGCGACCAGTTTCCGACGTCCCTGGAAATTcccaagaagaacaaaaagagagcTAAACCAGGTGAAAGTTCTCGGCCTCGTCCAAGGGACAGGCAACTTATTCAGGATCGTATCAAAGAACTAAGGGAGCTTGTGCCTAATGGATCTaag TGCAGTATTGATTCTTTGCTAGAGTGCACGATCAAGCACATGCTCTTTCTGCAGAATGTCTCTAAGCACGCTGACAAGCTCAGTAAAAGTGCAAGTTCAAAG TTGCAGAAGCAACACAAAGATACCGGCACCCTAGGATCATCTAGCACTGAACAAGGTTCGAGCTGGGCAGTAGAGATTGGAGGGCATCTTCAAGTGTGCTCAATCATGGTGGAGAATCTGGACAAAGATGGAGTAATGCTTATCGAG ATGTTATGCGAAGAGTGTAGCCACTTTCTGGAGATAGCAAACCTGATAAGGAGCTTGgaactcatcatcctcagagGCATCACAGAGAAACAAGGCGAGAAAACATGGATATGTTTTGTAGTGGAG GGCCAAAACAACAAAGTAATGCACCGGATGGACATCTTGTGGTCTCTTGTGCAGATATTTCAACCCAAGGCCACAATTAACATGTAG
- the LOC104763950 gene encoding transcription factor EMB1444-like isoform X3 — MGSTLQQILRSLCSNSDWNYAVFWKLNHRSPMVLTLDDVYYVNHERSLIPGNLHGGPYAHDPLGLAVAKMSYHVHSLGEGIVGQVAISGQHQWIFSEYLDDSHSTFQVHNGWESQISAGIKTILIVAVGSCGVVQLGSLCKVDENPALVTHIRHFFLALKDPLANHASNLMRCDNNSPSDLPKISSKCLHEAFPDFSGEFDKAMDVEGLNIVSQNTSNRSEDFPYNFTPSYFQMERTTQVIGGLEAVQPSMFGRNDCVTSGFLADVVDTKHVNQVGIHDMGKVNYDEETGGYRYSRESGPNFQQYSKNHVRDSAGSSSFAMQTDRLKAGPSYPQHNSATDSSHQNEVFQPSECQGSTYVKDTEYRQEKTIESDIRRTNDMSHSHLTFDSSPENLLDAVIANMSNGDGNVSREISSSRSMQSLLTTAEMAEAVPFGRKKHSIVSPVDSVTSQSSQAEGHILQNPSNICGAFSSIGFSSTCLSSSSDQFPTSLEIPKKNKKRAKPGESSRPRPRDRQLIQDRIKELRELVPNGSKCSIDSLLECTIKHMLFLQNVSKHADKLSKSASSKLQKQHKDTGTLGSSSTEQGSSWAVEIGGHLQVCSIMVENLDKDGVMLIEMLCEECSHFLEIANLIRSLELIILRGITEKQGEKTWICFVVEGQNNKVMHRMDILWSLVQIFQPKATINM; from the exons ATGGGTTCTACCTTACAACAGATACTGAGGAGCCTCTGCTCCAACTCGGATTGGAACTATGCTGTGTTCTGGAAACTCAATCATCGCTCTCCAAT GGTGCTTACTTTGGACGATGTGTACTATGTTAATCATGAGCGCAGTTTGATACCGGGGAACTTGCATGGAGGGCCTTACGCACATGACCCCCTTGGGTTAGCTGTAGCTAAGATGTCATATCATGTACACTCTCTTGGAGAAGG GATTGTAGGACAAGTGGCAATCTCTGGACAACATCAATGGATCTTCTCTGAATATTTGGACGACTCTCACTCGACATTTCAG GTTCACAACGGTTGGGAGAGTCAAATTTCTGCTGGAATCAAG ACTATTCTTATAGTAGCTGTTGGTTCTTGTGGAGTTGTGCAGCTTGGCTCTTTGTGTAAA GTTGATGAAAACCCGGCTTTGGTGACTCATATCAggcatttttttttggcactTAAGGATCCACTGGCAAACCATGCGTCAAATTTAATGCGATGTGATAATAATAGTCCTTCTGATCTG CCAAAAATATCTTCCAAATGCTTACATGAGGCATTCCCTGATTTCTCAGGAGAATTTGACAAAGCTATGGATGTGGAAGGGTTAAATATTGTATCTCAAAACACAAGTAATCGAAGTGAAGACTTTCCATACAATTTCACTCCATCATATTTTCAGATGGAGAGGACTACTCAAGTAATTGGTGGGCTTGAAGCAGTCCAACCTTCCATGTTTGGAAGAAATGATTGTGTTACAAGTGGGTTTTTAGCTGATGTGGTTGATACTAAACACGTGAATCAAGTGGGTATACATGATATGGGTAAGGTAAATTATGATGAGGAAACTGGTGGATACCGATACTCAAGAGAGTCAGGTCCTAATTTCCAACAGTACTCGAAGAATCATGTGCGTGATAGTGCAGGCTCATCTTCTTTTGCAATGCAGACTGATAGGCTAAAAGCAGGTCCATCATATCCACAACACAATTCAGCTACAGATTCATCTCATCAAAATGAGGTTTTCCAACCATCTGAGTGCCAAGGAAGTACATATGTAAAAGACACAGAATATAGGCAGGAGAAGACAATTGAGTCAG ATATAAGACGAACAAATGATATGAGCCATAGTCACCTGACATTCGACTCCAGCCCTGAGAATCTTCTAGATGCTGTGATTGCTAATATGAGTAATGGTGATGGTAATGTAAGTCGTGAAATATCGTCAAGCAGGTCGATGCAGTCATTGCTTACAACTGCTGAAATGGCAGAGGCAGTACCTTTTGGTCGTAAAAAGCATAGTATTGTTAGCCCAGTTGATAGTGTGACTAGCCAGTCGTCTCAAGCAGAGGGGCATATCCTACAGAATCCATCAAATATCTGTGGGGCATTTTCTTCCATTGGGTTTTCATCGACATGTCTCAGTTCCTCCAGCGACCAGTTTCCGACGTCCCTGGAAATTcccaagaagaacaaaaagagagcTAAACCAGGTGAAAGTTCTCGGCCTCGTCCAAGGGACAGGCAACTTATTCAGGATCGTATCAAAGAACTAAGGGAGCTTGTGCCTAATGGATCTaag TGCAGTATTGATTCTTTGCTAGAGTGCACGATCAAGCACATGCTCTTTCTGCAGAATGTCTCTAAGCACGCTGACAAGCTCAGTAAAAGTGCAAGTTCAAAG TTGCAGAAGCAACACAAAGATACCGGCACCCTAGGATCATCTAGCACTGAACAAGGTTCGAGCTGGGCAGTAGAGATTGGAGGGCATCTTCAAGTGTGCTCAATCATGGTGGAGAATCTGGACAAAGATGGAGTAATGCTTATCGAG ATGTTATGCGAAGAGTGTAGCCACTTTCTGGAGATAGCAAACCTGATAAGGAGCTTGgaactcatcatcctcagagGCATCACAGAGAAACAAGGCGAGAAAACATGGATATGTTTTGTAGTGGAG GGCCAAAACAACAAAGTAATGCACCGGATGGACATCTTGTGGTCTCTTGTGCAGATATTTCAACCCAAGGCCACAATTAACATGTAG